A segment of the Crassostrea angulata isolate pt1a10 chromosome 10, ASM2561291v2, whole genome shotgun sequence genome:
AGGAGTTTGTGTCCGAAGCACATAGGTCACCATTGTTATTTTCTGCCAGGAACACACATTTGTAACCTCTGCTAAAGAGACAGTTCCCAAATTTGTCGTACTGAATTTCCTGGATGACTTTCTCTCCATCGTATCTTACCAGTTTGCAACAGCTGTCGCCTGCCACCCTCATTGTAACTAGAATGTGGCCTTCTTTTGTACAAAATATTCCTTGTGGATGCCAAGCATATTTAGATTCAAACAGAATTTCTGTTTCGGTGCCTCTCACAATATTCACACATTTATTTATGTAATCGCTATATATCAGTTCTCCTTCAGAATTTACAGCAATGTCCTGGTATTTTATATTGGTTGCTTCTAGAGTTTGTAGATCTATTCCATGAATATTCATGTGTCTGATTGTGCCATCTTTTCCACTTAACCAGACTTCGTTTCGACCATTGTAAACTATGTGCTTCAAATTGTCAACTTCAGAACTGAATTCCGCTTTGACAATAACTCTCTCAAGTAAACATCTAGTTTGATAGGTTGGATGACCCATGGAATTTTGCAGGGATTCATAGGAACTCATAGATACAAGAAATGATCTGATGCCTCCAAATTCAATACACAGTCCTTGTCCAGTTTGTATGGGAGGGGTGGAAAAAGAAGACATCCCCATTTCATATTTCGGCAAAGTCTTTCTTAGCGCTGTTAGTTTCGATTTGTACTGAATGACTGCATTTGTATGGCTGCCTGATTGCAGTATCTCTGTGTTGTGCTCCACTATATTTGGCATAGTCTGGAGAGAGTATTTTATATCtctttgatagtttttcagcaGAGCAATGTCCTTGTCTCTTGTTTGGTGTATTTCTTTGTGGTACTCCTCAAATATCCTGTCAACTTCTTGGTGCCAATCATTTCTGT
Coding sequences within it:
- the LOC128164803 gene encoding E3 ubiquitin-protein ligase TRIM71-like — its product is MADTITCAAHPDKLCESYCLQCDVPLCRDCTMGIHQEHKRVDIVEMESIKQVKRREIEEDNAEIQDILIPQFQMENASIEDQIAKTLIRYESIEESADVYRNDWHQEVDRIFEEYHKEIHQTRDKDIALLKNYQRDIKYSLQTMPNIVEHNTEILQSGSHTNAVIQYKSKLTALRKTLPKYEMGMSSFSTPPIQTGQGLCIEFGGIRSFLVSMSSYESLQNSMGHPTYQTRCLLERVIVKAEFSSEVDNLKHIVYNGRNEVWLSGKDGTIRHMNIHGIDLQTLEATNIKYQDIAVNSEGELIYSDYINKCVNIVRGTETEILFESKYAWHPQGIFCTKEGHILVTMRVAGDSCCKLVRYDGEKVIQEIQYDKFGNCLFSRGYKCVFLAENNNGDLCASDTNSCSLIVVNKAGDFRYRYCCDPTLRRKPFVPHHIVTDSQCHIILSDYVNNCLHIFHKDSQYLKCISHPDLDLPVALTIDNDDKLWVGLYVSGKVKVIQYMK